A genomic stretch from Candidatus Zixiibacteriota bacterium includes:
- a CDS encoding NAD-binding protein, whose translation DYDTLLETISAGALNSPLYSLKGEKIKAGDFEKHFSIDLLFKDLNLALTESDRQGIPLGVTSACREVFSGAVGMDLGDLDMCALIKFYRRLAENK comes from the coding sequence GACTACGACACGCTACTGGAGACGATTTCCGCGGGCGCGCTCAACTCTCCCCTCTATTCACTCAAGGGTGAGAAGATCAAAGCGGGCGATTTCGAAAAGCATTTTTCGATCGACCTGCTGTTTAAAGATCTCAACCTGGCGTTGACCGAATCCGACCGGCAGGGAATCCCCCTGGGGGTGACCTCGGCCTGCCGTGAGGTTTTCTCGGGGGCTGTCGGTATGGATCTGGGCGATCTGGATATGTGCGCGTTGATCAAATTTTACCGCCGGCTGGCCGAAAACAAATAA